AAGGCGGGTCTCGGGGGCGTCGAAGGCAAGAAGCTCCCCGTACACGGGGCCCCAGGGCACGCCTGTGCCCTTCTTCGAGAGCCGGTCGGGGGTTGGCTCGGGATTGGACATGCGGGCCGTCACGTGCGCTTGTGTGGCCACGTCGGCGAGCGGAGTGGTGGTCCCGACGGCGAGGATGTCCTCTTCCGGGACCTGCAGGACCGGGATTCCGGAGGATGTCTCGAAGAGGCGGCCGCGGACCACGGCGTCCTCCGCCAGGACGGCGTCGAGGTATGCGGGGTCCGAGGCGTAAAGGACGGCCTTGCGGCGGGGATGCCAGCGCAGTTCCAGCGGTCGGTTGCCCTTGAGCACGATGACGGTTTGCGGATCGGTCCGGCAGGCGATGACGGCGGTGATCTGCCCGCGGCAGCGCCTGAGCCGCGCCTTGAACCGCCCGATATCCATGGCACCGTCCCGCGCGGCGTTCGCGGCCAGGCGGAACAGAATCTCGCTGTCCACCTCGGCGAAGCGCCGCACCTTCTAGCGCCGGAACAGGTAGTCGGCGTTGTAAATGGTGCCGTTGTGGGTGCCGATCACCTCCCCGGCGCGGATCGGGTGGTTGTTGCTGTTGACCCGATCGTCCCCTCGGGTGCGCCACCGGGTATGGCCGAGCAGAAGCGTGACGCGGTTGTTTATGCCGGCCAGGAGATCGGCGTAGGCCTTGTCCGTGACGAACCGCTCGGCCGTCCCCGGGCGCTTGAACAGCCGGTGGCCGCCGTCGGTGTCGAGCCATGCCGCGCCCGTGGCATGGGGACCGCGCTCCTCGCTCAAT
The Desulfatirhabdium butyrativorans DSM 18734 DNA segment above includes these coding regions:
- a CDS encoding gamma-glutamylcyclotransferase, translating into MRRFAEVDSEILFRLAANAARDGAMDIGRFKARLRRCRGQITAVIACRTDPQTVIVLKGNRPLELRWHPRRKAVLYASDPAYLDAVLAEDAVVRGRLFETSSGIPVLQVPEEDILAVGTTTPLADVATQAHVTARMSNPEPTPDRLSKKGTGVPWGPVYGELLAFDAPETRLPAIDRLEGFRPGGPCLYRRVLIPVRINRNVLPAWLFVGEDPISKRFAPLGEPCWPR